A portion of the Brachionichthys hirsutus isolate HB-005 chromosome 6, CSIRO-AGI_Bhir_v1, whole genome shotgun sequence genome contains these proteins:
- the tmx2a gene encoding thioredoxin-related transmembrane protein 2-A → MGLITGLCAFFYHLPQIYKWLLKPYYVTSFFMSAAFLAVRKAPGLCEGLATQREDGNSCDFDWREVEILMFLCAIVMMKNRRAITLEQHIGNLFMFSKVANVILFFRLDLRLGILYLSLCVAFVMTCKPPLYMGPEYIKYFSDKTIDEELQQDSRVTWIVEFYANWSSDCQSFAPVFADLSLKYNCPGLRFGKVDIGRYGEVSERYKVSTSPLAKQLPSLILFQGGREIMRRPMVDKKGRAVSWTFNEENVIREFNLNELFQKSKKLNKGRASEEGEPDGSQAEDVAELGDGTDNLEQPVESKKDQ, encoded by the exons ATGGGTCTCATCACAGGACTGTGCGCTTTCTTCTACCACCTGCCCCAGATTTACAAATGGCTGCTGAAACCCTATTACGTCACCTCCTTCTTCATGTCCGCCGCTTTCCTGGCGGTCCGGAAGGCTCCCGGTCTGTGCGAGGGCCTGGCGACCCAGCGGGAGGACGGCAACTCCTGCGACTTTGACTGG AGAGAAGTGGAGATTCTTATGTTTCTCTGTGCGATTGTGATGATGAAGAACAGGAGAGCAA TCACGCTGGAGCAGCACATAGGAAACCTGTTCATGTTCAGTAAAGTGGCCAACgtcatcctcttcttcaggctGGACCTCCGGCTGGGCATCCTCTACCTCTCGTTGTGTGTCG catttGTCATGACCTGTAAGCCACCTCTGTACATGGGCCCCGAATACATCAAGTACTTCAGTGACAAGACCATAGAT gaggagctgcagcaggacagccGAGTTACCTGGATTGTCGAATTCTACGCCAACTGGTCCTCAGACTGCCAGTCGTTCGCTCCGGTTTTTGCCGACCTCTCGCTCAA GTACAACTGTCCTGGCCTCAGGTTTGGGAAGGTGGACATTGGACGCTACGGAGAGGTTTCGGAGAG GTACAAGGTCAGCACTTCTCCTCTGGCCAAGCAGCTGCCTTCACTGATACTTTTCCAAGGAGGACGGGAAATAATGAGACGTCCAATGGTGGACAAAAAAGGCAGAGCGGTATCCTGGACCTTTAATGAG GAGAACGTTATCAGAGAGTTTAACCTCAACGAACTCTTCCAAAAATCCAAAAAACTGAATAAGGGTCGAGCTTCGGAAGAGGGGGAGCCGGACGGCTCTCAAGCAGAGGATGTCGCCGAGCTGGGTGATGGAACCGACAACCTGGAGCAGCCTGTGGAGAGCAAGAAAGACCAGTGA
- the clp1 gene encoding polyribonucleotide 5'-hydroxyl-kinase Clp1, giving the protein MATDGEVKTSEDVPATGRAGTRFDLEKETELRFEVESAGAGETAETGEQVELELIGGMAEVFGSELNRNKKYTFGPGSKIAVFTWQGCSVSLYGKPEVAYVSRDTPMLLYLNTHAALEQMRRQAERDNERGPRVMVVGPTDVGKSTVCRMLLSYAVRVGRRPTLVELDVGQSGVSVPGTMSALCIERPADVEEGFSVQAPLVYHFGSTTPGTNIKLYNKLTSTLAEVFSQRCEVNRKASVGGCIINTCGWVKGSGYQALVHCASAFEVDVVLVLDHERLYNELKRDLPHFVRVVLLPKSGGVVERSKECRREARDEKIREYFYGFRGVSFYPFSYEVRFSDVRIYKIGAPSIPDSCLPLGMSQDDTQLKLVPVTPGRDLTYHVLSVSSAEDSDESVRKGIVESPVCGFIVVTHVDTQTQVMKVLSPAPRPLPRHTLLIMDIRFMDTK; this is encoded by the exons ATGGCAACGGATGGTGAAGTGAAGACAAGCGAAGATGTTCCAGCAACTGGGAGGGCCGGCACCAGGTTTGACCTGGAGAAAGAGACGGAACTTCGTTTTGAAGTGGAGTCAGCGGGGGCGGGGGAGACGGCGGAGACGGGTGAACAAGTTGAACTGGAGCTGATTGGAGGAATGGCTGAGGTCTTCGGCTCCGAGCTGAACCGCAACAAGAAGTACACGTTTGGTCCGGGCTCCAAGATCGCAGTTTTCACCTGGCAAGGCTGCAGTGTCAGTCTTTATGGGAAGCCAGAG GTGGCTTATGTATCCAGGGACACTCCAATGCTGCTCTACTTGAACACGCACGCCGCCCTGGAACAGATGAGAAGACAAGCGGAGCGAGACAATGAAAGGGGGCCACGA GTGATGGTGGTGGGACCTACGGATGTAGGGAAGTCAACGGTGTGCAGAATGCTATTGAGCTATGCTGTGAGGGTGGGGCGAAGGCCAACACTGGTGGAGCTGGACGTCGGACAAAGTGGG GTGTCTGTACCCGGTACAATGTCAGCACTGTGCATTGAGCGCCCAGCAGACGTGGAGGAGGGTTTCTCAGTCCAGGCTCCATTGGTTTACCACTTTGGATCTACGACACCAGGAACCAACATCAAACTTTACAATAAG CTGACGTCAACCCTGGCGGAAGTGTTTTCCCAGCGCTGTGAGGTGAACAGGAAGGCCAGCGTGGGAGGCTGTATCATTAACACCTGCGGCTGGGTGAAGGGCTCGGGGTACCAGGCCCTGGTCCACTGTGCGTCAGCCTTCGAGGTTGATGTTGTGTTGGTGCTTGACCATGAGAGGCTCTACAACGAACTCAAAAGGGACCTTCCTCACTTTGTGCGGGTCGTGCTCCTCCCCAAGTCTGGCGGGGTGGTGGAGCGCTCCAAAGAGTGCAGGCGGGAGGCTCGGGACGAAAAGATCCGCGAATACTTCTACGGCTTCCGTGGCGTGTCCTTCTACCCTTTTTCATATGAAGTCCGTTTTTCGGACGTGCGCATCTACAAAATCGGAGCGCCGTCCATCCCAGATTCGTGTTTGCCGTTGGGAATGTCTCAGGACGATACCCAGCTGAAGTTGGTGCCTGTGACACCTGGCAGAGACCTGACATATCATGTGTTGAGTGTGAGCAGTGCTGAGGATAGCGACGAAAGTGTTAGAAAAGGTATAGTGGAAAGCCCCGTCTGTGGCTTTATAGTCGTGACTCACGtggacacacaaacgcaggTGATGAAGGTGTTGTCCCCAGCGCCGAGACCACTGCCCAGGCACACACTGCTTATCATGGACATTCGCTTCATGGACACCAAATAA
- the selenoh gene encoding selenoprotein H, producing the protein MATRSAYPTRRGTKRKAGAQEEEEDKPSVEEEEKNNKGKGGGAEEGLRVVVEHCKSURVFRRNAEEVKSALLVARPELSVVLNPDKPRRNSFEISLHNGAKATSLWTGIKRGPPRRLKFPQPDVVVAALREALKAE; encoded by the exons ATGGCGACTCGTTCAG CATACCCAACGCGTCGAGGAACTAAGCGTAAAGCGGGGGctcaggaagaagaggaggacaaaccatccgtggaggaggaggagaagaacaaCAAAGGAAAGGGGGGAGGTGCTGAGGAGGGCCTAAGAGTAGTGGTTGAACACTG CAAAAGCTGACGAGTGTTTCGGCGTAACGCtgaggaggtgaagtctgcccTCTTGGTTGCCCGCCCTGAACTTTCTGTGGTTCTCAACCCTGACAAACCTCGCAGGAACAGCTTTGAGATCAGTCTGCACAACGGAGCCAAAG CCACGTCTCTGTGGACAGGAATAAAGAGAGGCCCACCTCGTAGGCTGAAATTTCCTCAGCCTGATGTTGTAGTTGCCGCTCTGCGTGAGGCTCTGAAGGCCGAGTAG
- the med19a gene encoding mediator of RNA polymerase II transcription subunit 19-A — MTEMFSTLFGQNEVQGPPGSSSLGFGPGKPSLPQNQVSMAGQMPPQLGDEGPTLRKPGAMNEPFYLLRELPVGNELTGNTNLITHYNLEHAYNKFCGKKVKEKLSNFLPELPGMIDCQGAQDGSSLRSLIDKPPVCGNSFSPLTGALLTGFRLHTGPLPEQYRLMHIQPPKKKSKHKHKHHRPQDPLPQETPSDSDPKKKKKKRDDDPDRKKKKKDKKKKKNRHSPDHPGLAGSQPNSNSLR; from the exons ATGACGGAGATGTTTTCAACTTTGTTTGGGCAAAATGAAGTTCAGGGACCGCCCGGGTCGTCGTCTCTGGGCTTCGGGCCGGGGAAACCGTCGCTGCCGCAGAATCAAGTCTCCATGGCGGGGCAGATGCCACCGCAGCTCGGGGATGAAGGGCCTACTCTGCGGAAGCCCGGAGCCATGAATGAACCTTTCTATTTACTACGGGAGCTTCCTG TGGGGAACGAGTTAACGGGCAACACCAACCTCATCACGCACTACAATCTGGAACATGCCTACAACAAATTCTGCGGCAAAAAGGTGAAGGAGAAGCTCAGCAACTTTCTCCCAGAGTTACCAG GTATGATCGACTGTCAGGGCGCTCAGGATGGGAGCTCGTTACGTTCTCTGATTGACAAGCCTCCGGTGTGTGGGAACTCTTTCAGTCCTCTGACCGGCGCTCTCCTGACAGGATTCAGACTCCACACTGGACCG ctCCCAGAACAGTACAGACTGATGCACATACAACctccaaagaagaagagcaaacacaagcacaaacacCATCGGCCGCAGGACCCCTTACCACAAG AAACGCCGTCGGACTCTGaccccaagaagaagaagaaaaagagggaTGATGATCCTGACcgcaagaaaaagaagaaagacaagaaaaagaagaaa aacCGCCACAGTCCTGACCATCCCGGCCTCGCTGGATCACAACCAAACAGCAACAGCCTCAGATAG
- the slc43a1a gene encoding solute carrier family 43 member 1a, which translates to MTMAPTLLQAYRRRWWMAVTAVIENLLCSAVLLGWGSLLIILKKEGFYSHLCSENKSVGVLLANSSSGGEVEEWLSCVDQEEMLNLGFTIGSFLLSATTLPLGILMDKFGPRPIRLVGSSLFSISCVIMAFSTYDPGVLSALIFVALSLNGFGGICLTFTSLTLPNMFGALSSTIMSLMIGSYASSAVTFPGVKLIYDTGVSFKVIMWMWAGLAGAVFLNCFINWPTEGFPTPDEVDYSKIGSADEPPSSEQMRLNEKNGDVRHSTEKLPEAEAAANSVPFRRSVFSPIFLWSLVTMGMSQLRIIFFMGSMNKMLEFLVTHGEEHPSEQLAIEAEEKVGFYSSIFGTLQLLCLVTCPLIGFIMDWKMKGCDEDKPSPPGSELRILSGPKRDAKIQKVTNAMRAFILTNLLLIAFGCCCLIDNLPLQILTFILHTMVRGFIHSCCGGLYAAVYPSNHFGTLTGLQSMISAVIALLQQPLFIAMVGPLKGNAFWINLGLLIVSLAGFLLPLYLFHHRRHLLREKEARDRRAATQELEAPNGCKPHSNGLAAAEA; encoded by the exons ATGA CCATGGCGCCCACTCTTCTGCAGGCCTACAGAAGGCGATGGTGGATGGCGGTGACAGCCGTGATTGAGAACCTGCTGTGCTCGGCCGTGCTGCTGGGCTGGGGCTCGCTGCTCATCATACTGAAGAAGGAAGGCTTCTACTCCCACCTGTGCTCAG AAAACAAATCCGTGGGCGTGCTCCTGGCCAATTCTTCCTCCGGTGGCGAGGTAGAGGAGTGGCTTAGCTGTGTGGACCAGGAGGAGATGCTGAATCTCGGCTTCACCATtggctccttcctgctcagCGCTACTACCCTGCCCCTCGGGATcctgatggacaagtttgggcCTCGCCCTATTCGCTTGGTGGGCAG cTCATTGTTCAGTATTTCCTGTGTTATAATGGCCTTCTCTACCTATGACCCTGGAG TACTGTCAGCACTTATTTTCGTGGCACTCTCCTTGAACGGCTTCGGAGGCATCTGCCTGACCTTCACCTCCCTCACG ctgccCAACATGTTTGGTGCTCTGAGCTCCACCATCATGTCTCTGATGATTGGCTCCTACGCCTCGTCTGCTGTCACCTTCCCGGGAGTCAAG CTGATCTACGATACAGGCGTGTCCTTCAAGGTGATCATGTGGATGTGGGCGGGTCTTGCCGGAGCAGTCTTTTTAAACTGTTTCATCAACTGGCCCACGGAAGGGTTCCCAACGCCAGACGAGGTGGACTACAG TAAAATCGGCTCGGCCGATGAGCCGCCTTCATCGGAGCAGATGAGGCTGAATGAGAAGAACGGAGACGTGCGACACTCCACAGAGAAGCTCCCCGAGGCCGAGGCTGCAGCCA ATTCTGTTCCTTTCCGCCGCTCCGTGTTTTCGCCCATCTTCCTGTGGAGTCTGGTTACCATGGGGATGTCGCAGCTGAGGATCATATTCTTCATGGGCTCGATGAACAAGATGCTGGAGTTTCTCGTGACCCACGGTGAAGAACATC CGTCTGAACAGCTGGCGATTGAGGCAGAAGAGAAAG TGGGTTTCTACTCGTCCATCTTCGgcacgctgcagctgctgtgtctGGTCACATGTCCCCTGATCGGGTTCATCATGGACTGGAAGATGAAGGGGTGTGACGAGGATAAGCCTTCCCCCCCAGGCTCAGAGCTGAG AATTCTCAGTGGACCCAAGAGAGACGCTAAGATCCAGAAAGTGACCAACGCCATGAGAGCCTTCATTCTAACCAACCTGCTGCTGATTGCATTTGGATGCTGCTGCCTCATTGACAACCTGCCTCTACAg atCCTGACCTTCATTCTCCACACTATGGTCCGAGGCTTCATCCACTCGTGCTGTGGAGGCCTTTACGCTGCTGT CTACCCGTCCAACCACTTTGGCACTCTGACAGGCCTCCAATCCATGATCAGCGCTGTGAtcgctctgctgcagcagccgctCTTCATCGCCATGGTTGGGCCTTTGAAAGGAAATGCCTTCTGG ATAAACCTTGGCCTGCTCATCGTCTCATTGGCTGGCTTCCTGTTGCCGCTGTACCTGTTCCACCACCGCAGACACCTGCTGAGGGAGAAGGAGGCGAGAGACAGGCGAGCCGCCACGCAGGAGCTGGAGGCGCCCAACGGCTGCAAGCCTCACAGCAACGGCCTGGCTGCTGCGGAGGCTTAG
- the rtn4rl2b gene encoding reticulon-4 receptor-like 2b yields the protein MSRCPGRRAAAFNIKSGLCLWLILWLVVVKPSGVEACPRLCVCYPTPMTVSCQSQNLTIVPSGVPYDSQRVFLQNNRITELRTDSFGFETQVLWLYGNNITWIEGGAFSNLRVLEELDLGDNPLQRLEGGAFRGLEKLQSLHMHRCKLATLPHDLFHKLYSMQFLYLQDNQLHFLQDDLFSDLVNLTHLFLHGNRIRALSENVFRGLVNLDRLLVHDNRIRQVNRRAFRDLGRLTILYLFNNSLSELPSQAMKDAQGIQFLRLNGNPWSCGCEARPLWEWFRKARISSSDLMCTSPSQRRGQDLRFLRELDFALCPMPDPGSLAGSTTTTFSTKTRWWYSKHKPASSSKSSYQKSSETAKAFPFSSVKSQYLPKIPSESFASKYELSEHEVALPKLDQEEYWTNYGNEDASIPCFELDCPIGYDNSAFPSSSPSSSAPSLLKLLFLSIVTLSFHFLFG from the exons GCGGCCTGTGTTTATGGCTCATCCTGTGGCTTGTGGTGGTGAAGCCCAGCGGAGTGGAAGCGTGCCCCCGGCTCTGCGTTTGTTACCCTACGCCCATGACAGTTAGCTGTCAATCCCAGAACCTCACCATAGTGCCATCTGGCGTGCCGTATGACTCGCAACGCGTTTTTCTGCAGAACAACCGCATCACGGAATTACGCACCGATTCCTTTGGCTTCGAGACACAG GTGCTTTGGCTTTATGGCAACAACATCACATGGATTGAGGGCGGAGCTTTCAGCAACCTCAGGGTGCTTGAGGAGCTCGATCTGGGCGATAACCCACTACAGCGCCTGGAaggtggtgcgttcaggggcttggagaagctgcagagcctGCACATGCATCGCTGCAAGCTGGCAACTCTCCCCCATGATCTCTTCCACAAGCTGTACAGCATGCAGTTTCTCTACCTGCAG GACAATCAGCTCCACTTTCTGCAGGACGACTTGTTCTCAGATCTGGTCAATCTCACCCATCTGTTCCTTCACGGAAACCGCATCCGCGCCCTCTCTGAGAATGTGTTCAGAGGCCTGGTGAACTTGGACCGCCTCCTTGTCCACGACAACCGGATCAGGCAGGTCAACCGTCGAGCGTTCCGTGACCTGGGTCGCCTGACCATACTCTACCTGTTCAACAATTCCTTATCAGAGCTGCCCAGCCAGGCCATGAAAGATGCTCAAGGCATCCAGTTCCTCCGCCTCAATGGTAACCCCTGGTCCTGCGGCTGTGAGGCTCGCCCTCTCTGGGAGTGGTTCCGAAAAGCCCGCATTTCCTCCTCTGATCTGATGTGCACCTCCCCCTCCCAACGTCGCGGCCAGGACTTGCGATTTCTGCGAGAGCTGGACTTTGCGCTCTGCCCCATGCCTGACCCGGGCTCTCTGGCTGGAAGCACCACGACCACTTTCAGCACCAAAACCCGCTGGTGGTACTCCAAACACAAGCCCGCATCTTCATCCAAGTCGTCGTACCAGAAGAGCTCGGAAACAGCGAAggcctttcctttctcctctgtcAAGTCTCAGTATCTGCCCAAAATCCCTTCTGAGTCCTTCGCTTCAAAATACGAATTGTCAGAGCATGAGGTGGCACTCCCCAAGTTGGACCAAGAAGAATACTGGACCAACTATGGCAATGAAGACGCCTCCATCCCCTGCTTTGAGCTGGATTGCCCCATCGGCTATGACAATTCAGCTTTCCCCTCATCCTCCCCGTCATCCAGCGCTCCATCTCTCCtgaaactcctcttcctctccatagTCACTTTATCCTTCCATTTCCTGTTCGGCTGA
- the pmf1 gene encoding polyamine-modulated factor 1 — translation MEVEQSEEGAPKGITPNTALCAEDPAGNPSNEVKDEVSSTAANPGSVCSASGEAEAEAEARHGRLKIFNKVMQKSLDKFIDIASFNRFASTFRPLYKKSPQRMESIHKQFIEELRKAVQDDINRLIEEGRLDFKLNELDKMEQAAKDNPNPAWRPSGVPEQDLSSFLMPYYQKQEEYMRKKLKKMEKENAALAQKVLAGRENLSRTENRISTAVDDWKASVPEFRKLTPLCPADVFDV, via the exons ATGGAAGTGGAGCAAAGCGAGGAAGGAGCTCCGAAGGGAATTACGCCCAACACCGCGTTGTGTGCAGAAGACCCGGCGGGAAATCCGAGTAATGAGGTTAAAGATGAAGTTTCATCCACTGCAGCAAACCCCGGATCCGTTTGTAGCGCGTCCggggaggcggaggcggaggcggaagCTCGGCACGGCAGGCTGAAGATCTTCAACAAAGTCATGCAGAAGAGTCTGGATAAGTTCATCGATATCGCCAG TTTCAACAGATTTGCCAGCACGTTCCGTCCGCTGTACAAGAAGAGCCCTCAGAGGATGGAGAGCATTCACAAGCAGTTCATAGAGGAGCTGCGGAAGGCTGTGCAG GACGACATAAACAGGCTGATTGAAGAAGGCCGATTAGATTTCAAACTGAATGAGCTGGACAAGATGGAGCAGGCTGCCAAGGACAATCCAAACCCTGCATg GCGACCGAGTGGGGTTCCTGAGCAGGACTTGAGTAGCTTTTTGATGCCCTACTATCAAAAGCAGGAGGAGTACATGCGAAAGAAGctgaaaaagatggaaaaagagaacGCTGCTCTGGCACAGAAGGTTCTTGCTGGTCGAGAGAATCTTTCTCGGACTGAAAATCGAATTTCTACAGCTGTGGATGACTGGAAG GCGTCCGTCCCAGAGTTTAGGAAGCTGACTCCTCTCTGCCCTGCAGATGTCTTTGATGTTTGA
- the zdhhc5b gene encoding palmitoyltransferase ZDHHC5-B: protein MPGFNGGGVGGGVGVPASAPPRPFRLSRYVPVSAAVTFLVGSTSLFFCFTCPWLSEHFFVLVPIYIAVIFLFTLSNFCMATFMDPGVFPRAEEDEDKEDDFRAPLYKTVEIKGIQVRMKWCSTCRFYRPPRCSHCSVCDNCVEDFDHHCPWVNNCIGRRNYRYFFLFLLSLTTHIVNVFSYGLVYVLHHRQQLDTPHAAVTMAVMCVAGLFFVPVAGLTGFHIVLVSRGRTTNEQVTGKFRGGVNPFTNGCFRNISHVLCRSQAPRYVGRGRSPKALEVQPPFVRPPLTEAQLEAKVLDNGIQNDRHSTRSKSSLDQMESQSADAEPPPPPKPEFRYPSRPRADTEESSLLAEAPPTASMFKYRPAYNSPGRNHAALAHPNKVTRGESLDSPSPSILQSSHKPSYRSEPSSLDGAAVAGGGAGAHRGGGERGEGPGGTAAGLSGGVSGYSLAGRSYTSYPSSLVLSTGSHSSSLRSALPPHNPLATLQSEGTTDTSYKSLANQTPRNGSLSYDSLLTPSESPEFESAAHELPPQKPRAHFPSPPPPGRSEAVSPCTRLQGYTSPFLSAQIAQQREGQLLQGSATFSSPHRAYLRAVSPPPHPSGPPEIQHLLHHNQDSSSRPFRSTSSSSSPRSVEPPVSPPPRGLSLGKSQAYTGEAWPQHKSRLAGGGAVLGGGAGGGAGGGAGGGAGGGRQAPQSTSRPVLTNHNASKPGGGVKKVTGVGGTTYEISV, encoded by the exons aTGCCGGGATTCAACggtgggggggtcgggggaGGAGTGGGTGTCCCTGCTTCTGCTCCTCCCCGTCCATTTCGACTCAGCCGATatgtccccgtgtctgcagcGGTCACCTTCCTCGTCGGGTCCACCAgcctttttttctgcttcac GTGCCCGTGGTTGTCGGAGCATTTCTTCGTTCTCGTCCCCATCTACATCGCGGTGATCTTCCTCTTCACCCTTTCCAACTTCTGCATGGCCACTTTCATGGACCCCGGCGTCTTCCCCAGAG ccgaggaggacgaggatAAAGAGGACGATTTCCGCGCTCCCCTCTATAAGACCGTAGAGATCAAAGGCATCCAGGTGCGCATGAAGTGGTGCTCGACCTGCCGGTTCTATCGGCCGCCGCGGTGCTCTCACTGCTCGGTGTGCGACAACTGTGtggag GATTTCGACCACCACTGTCCGTGGGTGAACAACTGCATCGGTCGGAGGAATTATCGctatttcttcctcttcttgctgtCCCTCACTACCCACATCGTGAACGTTTTTAGCTACGGCCTGGTTTACGTCTTGCACCACCGCCAACAACTGGACACGCCACACGCTGCCGTTAC TATGGCTGTAATGTGTGTGGCTGGCCTGTTTTTTGTCCCGGTCGCTGGCCTGACTGGGTTCCACATTGTGTTGGTGTCCCGTGGGAGGACCACAAACGAACAG GTGACGGGAAAGTTTCGAGGAGGCGTCAACCCTTTCACAAACGGCTGTTTCAGGAACATTTCACACGTGCTCTGTCGCTCGCAGGCTCCCAG ATATGTGGGCCGGGGCCGCAGCCCTAAAGCATTGGAAGTGCAGCCCCCATTTGTGAGGCCGCCTCTCACCGAGGCCCAGCTGGAGGCCAAGGTTCTAGACAACGGGATCCAGAATGATCGCCACAGCACCAGG TCCAAGAGCAGTCTTGATCAGATGGAAAGCCAGTCCGCTGATGCggagccgccgcctcctccaaaGCCCGAGTTTCGTTACCCGAGCCGTCCCCGTGCTGACACGGAGg AAAGCAGCTTGTTGGCTGAGGCTCCACCCACAGCATCCATGTTTAAGTATCGGCCAGCTTACAACAGCCCGGGACGGAACCACGCCGCCCTCGCACATCCAAACAAG gTGACCCGCGGGGAGAGTCTAGACTCTCCATCGCCCTCCATCCTCCAGTCCAGCCACAAACCCAGCTATCGCTCGGAGCCCAGCAGCCTGGACGGCGCCGCGGTGGCGGGGGGAGGTGCAGGGGCGCACAGAGGGGGAGGCGAAAGAGGCGAGGGCCCCGGTGGGACTGCTGCGGGGCTATCGGGGGGCGTGTCGGGTTACTCCCTGGCTGGGCGCTCCTACACCTCCTACCCGTCCTCTCTGGTTCTATCGACGGGATCCCACTCCTCCAGCCTGCGCTCGGCGCTCCCGCCACATAACCCGCTGGCCACGCTCCAGTCGGAGGGAACCACAGACACCAGCTACAAAAGCCTGGCCAATCAGACGCCTCGGAACGGCAGCCTGTCCTACGACAGCCTGCTGACGCCGTCCGAGAGCCCGGAATTCGAGTCGGCGGCCCACGAGCTGCCGCCGCAGAAGCCTCGCGCTCATTtcccctcgccgccgccgccgggccgGTCTGAGGCGGTGTCGCCCTGCACGCGTCTGCAGGGCTACACATCGCCCTTCCTCTCGGCTCAGATCGcccagcagagggaggggcAGCTGCTCCAGGGCTCCGCCACTTTCTCCTCCCCTCACCGGGCCTACCTGCGTGCCGTCagcccgcccccccacccctctgggCCTCCTGAAATCCAGCACCTTCTCCACCACAATCAGGACTCTTCCTCCCGGCCCTTTCgtagcacctcctcctcctcctcgccccgcTCAGTCGAGCCTCCTGTCTCGCCGCCACCTCGCGGCCTCTCCCTCGGCAAATCCCAGGCTTACACTGGGGAGGCGTGGCCTCAGCACAAATCTCGGCTCGCAGGAGGGGGCGCTGTgttgggaggaggagctggaggaggagctggaggaggagctggaggaggagctggaggagggcgCCAGGCTCCACA ATCCACCTCTCGCCCAGTCTTGACCAATCACAACGCATCCAAACCAGGAGGCGGGGTGAAGAAAGTGACGGGCGTCGGAGGGACCACTTACGAGATCTCTGTTTGA